The genome window ttcttctttttttttcttttatttaaacaaaaaattaattaaaatatatgaatatatgcatAATTTAATGTGCGATGGTATCATCTAAACACATGATcctttaatttctcaaaaaaaaagaatatttctGCACCCCTCCCAAAGCAATAAACTTTGATTTTTACTTGACAATCGAGTCAAAAactatataaatattcatttttaataatgtttaaggttaaatttattacaagGAATTTTATCATATGATGAACTTTTCGATAGTTATTCTTTCCTGCTTTCTTGGAGACTAGCTAGCTTgccataattttatttatttaattactttattcttctattattttattgttattatttttttattatgttagGTGGAAGTTTGAGGGGTAGTAGTGCCTAGTCTACTAGACCAGTGTCCAGCCATcaaataaagttgtgcatttGCTACTACTCTACTAGTTATAAATTTTAGcttagtggtaagcgcttgatcctgacaattatgaactaaatttacataccctataagtatatatataaatttaagtGTTTTGAGTAGAggcattaaaaaattaaatttagcaTTTTGTTGCTAGCATGCATTTATAATGTGACACTAACGACTATGTATATTTGTAGAAGATATTTTTTGGGTGTAGCTCAGGTTTTCTACCGTtgaacacagtgactaatccctAGCTGAATTGTAGGCACGTCTATTGGGTGGGACAGTTAGTCTGGAGATTTAAGACTActccatacccaaagccaagGATTATATTGAACTCTTGACGTTTAGTTAAGAATGGATGAGTCTTTTCGATTCAACCACACCTCAGGTTTTTGTAGACCAGATATTAAGACAatatcaaaatatcaaattaatattttttattttacatttgacGTGATCAAAAGACTTACAatttctagattttttttttaatcatcacTTGATTCCCCACTAGCTAATTGAGCATGCAATGCATCTCCAAAATTCATGATCTTCGATCATCAATTGACAATTTAGTACGTACATATAAGTTGTTGATTACCATGATTCATGTTGCAAATTACCCATTCATGACTAACCTAGCTACCTACAAAATGAAGTGGAGAACCCCAAGAAAGAAAGCACAATAATATATCATCAATTTAGTCTTGATGATCATTGCCCTCACTCCAATTCTTGATTGCTTCCGAAACCGCTTCTATCACCACTCCGCTACTTATCCCATCTTCATTCTCGTCATTCTGAATCAcacaaaaatatcattaaaaagtccACATTTGAAAGTCTCTTTAAGTTAAATACACGTACATAATTACATTCATCGTCTTATCTTAAAATCTACCAGTCCCGAGtttctgtatatatatgtgtgtgtatatatatgtacctcTCCTCCAAATGCTTGGAGATGGAAGTTGTCTGTACAAGAAACCCTAGCTTCGAGGACATTCAGGCCAAGCTCCTCAAAAGCTTCAAGTAAGGCAACAAGCAAGCCAGGACAGCTTCTTTCTGAATATACTTTCACCAAGAAACCCTTTTCTAGGGTTTCCACTGAAAATTTCTGtacaccaaaaacaaaacaaaataaaaataatattgactTCAATTTACCTTTTACTTAAAAGGCTAATAATTAACCTAATATTAGTATGTACTACGTACGAAAGAAGTTGTGTTTATTCACGGGATGGCCAACCTTTCTGACACCCCCATCTTTTCCCATAtccatataaatataaatataaataactaaatttaaaaaaaaaaaaaacaaaaaaaatataacaaaagatttttttttaatactattgactctgttacaatgtaatatctgttatAACAAAATTACTTACGGGacatgatgatgaagaaatctGGGAAGCTGCCAATTCTTGGTTTGCTATTTCCACCTTTTGCTTTAGTTCTTGGATGTACTTTGATGCATCTACTATGATTGATGTTTCACTCACCTGCGTCGAATGttgtacacacacatatatatttgtacacATGAaattcgatatatatatatagagagagagagagaattaatTACAGCGTGAGAGTTGGTGACGGATCGGAGGAGTTGAAGCTTCTCATGCAGGGTGGTTCTCTTTTGCTCCCTGGGAACCATTGTTTTAATTTCTCTCTGTCtgatctttttctctttctggttttctctctctctctgtatatCTGAAAACTTGAAGGTGTGAAGGGGGGATGGAGGGGTTTAAATAGGGGAGACTATCGCTCAAATCAGTATCCTCCTTTGTTTGCTTCCCACATGACTGCCTGTCTGTTTCACCATTCAAATCTTTTTtcagacaaaaataaaaatttatttactcTTGTTATGTCACGCTTACCTTTGATTTACGGAAAAATTCGGCATTCAATAACTCTAGATAAATCTCATTTCGTGGCACAATCGAAGCggtacaagaaagtaaaccaatTCTGGATCTGGGATGCCATATA of Ipomoea triloba cultivar NCNSP0323 chromosome 3, ASM357664v1 contains these proteins:
- the LOC116014197 gene encoding transcription factor SCREAM2-like, with amino-acid sequence MVPREQKRTTLHEKLQLLRSVTNSHAVSETSIIVDASKYIQELKQKVEIANQELAASQISSSSCPKFSVETLEKGFLVKVYSERSCPGLLVALLEAFEELGLNVLEARVSCTDNFHLQAFGGENDENEDGISSGVVIEAVSEAIKNWSEGNDHQD